One window from the genome of Kaistella carnis encodes:
- a CDS encoding alpha/beta hydrolase, with protein MAVFILSNRQILFEESKESFSNEEVSVPNFRIAKCNFEGWKEPTKEESKKKNYKGRNILDYKILSEPEKSGYQEVLEVLKKEKKFGDSKLTSANLGGTQRMFYDLYKEMSATKERNDVLIFIHGYAYTFDQELQAIIELKKLYIDNVKSPVNHILFISWPASSSIFPLTYFDDKAASINSGNSLLRLFYFYTQFLKDIFSDKQLTPCLQRVHIMAHSLGNRLLQSMLYSLKTDNILRVIDQVVLLSADVSFKVFENSEESFVKLPLLANRISIYINRKDAVLGLSQFTKNILAPRLGKMGPTGISEGEKVISVIDCTEVKNDLKPTFKFQVGNHWNYLSSSDVQADILSVLNDTDQNLIAKRSKVSDQMYLLT; from the coding sequence ATGGCGGTATTTATTTTAAGCAACAGACAAATCCTTTTTGAAGAAAGTAAAGAATCCTTTTCCAATGAAGAAGTTTCAGTACCGAACTTTCGCATTGCAAAATGTAATTTCGAAGGTTGGAAAGAGCCGACCAAGGAGGAATCAAAGAAAAAAAATTATAAGGGAAGAAATATTTTAGATTACAAAATACTTTCGGAACCTGAAAAATCCGGCTATCAAGAAGTGCTGGAAGTTTTAAAGAAAGAAAAAAAATTTGGTGATTCAAAACTCACTAGCGCAAATCTCGGCGGTACGCAGCGAATGTTTTATGATCTGTATAAAGAAATGTCGGCTACGAAAGAAAGAAATGATGTTCTTATCTTTATTCACGGTTATGCGTATACTTTCGATCAAGAGTTACAGGCCATCATCGAGCTGAAAAAATTATATATTGACAATGTAAAATCTCCGGTTAATCATATTTTATTTATCAGCTGGCCCGCCTCCAGTTCTATTTTTCCGCTCACTTACTTTGATGATAAGGCAGCCAGTATTAATTCGGGTAATTCTCTACTTCGCCTTTTTTATTTCTACACCCAGTTTCTCAAAGATATTTTTTCTGATAAACAATTGACACCTTGTCTTCAGCGGGTGCATATTATGGCGCACAGTCTGGGGAATCGTCTTTTACAAAGTATGCTTTACAGTTTAAAAACTGATAATATTCTGCGCGTAATTGATCAGGTAGTGTTGCTCAGTGCTGATGTCAGTTTTAAAGTTTTTGAGAATTCGGAAGAATCTTTCGTTAAGCTTCCACTTCTGGCAAATCGCATCAGTATTTACATTAATCGTAAAGATGCCGTGTTGGGTCTGTCCCAGTTTACAAAGAATATTTTAGCGCCACGACTAGGGAAAATGGGACCTACAGGGATTTCAGAAGGTGAAAAAGTAATCTCTGTGATTGACTGTACAGAAGTTAAAAATGATTTAAAACCAACTTTTAAATTTCAAGTCGGCAATCATTGGAATTACTTATCAAGTTCCGATGTGCAGGCAGATATTCTTTCTGTTTTAAATGATACCGATCAAAATCTCATTGCAAAAAGAAGTAAAGTCTCCGATCAAATGTATTTATTAACCTAA
- a CDS encoding YpdA family putative bacillithiol disulfide reductase: protein MKLFDLIIIGGGPIGLNCALEAEKAGLSYLIIEKGTIVNSLYNYPLYMTFFSTADKLEIADIPFITTSPKPGRRDALEYYQGISRQRNININLYEEVLKITKEEQFVVETSKSVYLAKKVVIATGFYDIPNKMNVKGEELSKVKHYYSEPYPYANQKIAVIGSSNSAVDAALETYRKGAEVTMIIRHSEISKSVKYWVKPDIENRIKEGNIAAYFNAEVLEITPTTIIFKDENQTVQEIENDFVLAMTGYLPNFEFLRNSGIELQGDCLNPFYSEETMETNVPGLYLAGVVCGGKDTHLWFIENSRIHANLIVKDILSKIEVSRNQI, encoded by the coding sequence ATGAAATTATTTGATCTCATCATCATTGGCGGAGGACCAATTGGCTTAAACTGCGCATTGGAGGCGGAAAAAGCGGGCCTCTCTTATCTTATTATCGAGAAAGGGACGATTGTAAATTCCCTGTACAACTATCCTTTGTACATGACTTTTTTTTCCACTGCAGATAAACTTGAAATTGCAGATATTCCTTTTATAACCACTTCTCCAAAACCCGGCAGAAGAGATGCTTTGGAATATTATCAGGGGATCTCACGACAGCGAAATATCAATATTAATTTATACGAAGAGGTTTTAAAAATTACCAAAGAAGAACAATTTGTGGTTGAAACTTCGAAGTCTGTTTATTTAGCAAAGAAAGTCGTTATTGCCACCGGTTTTTATGATATTCCGAACAAAATGAATGTAAAAGGGGAGGAGTTGTCGAAAGTAAAACACTATTATTCTGAACCTTATCCGTATGCCAATCAGAAAATTGCCGTAATTGGATCCAGTAATTCCGCGGTTGATGCAGCTTTAGAAACCTATCGTAAAGGAGCAGAAGTCACCATGATCATCCGTCATTCTGAGATTTCTAAAAGCGTGAAATATTGGGTTAAACCGGATATTGAAAACCGAATTAAAGAAGGAAATATCGCCGCTTATTTTAATGCTGAAGTTCTAGAAATAACACCAACTACAATTATCTTTAAAGATGAAAATCAAACAGTTCAGGAAATTGAAAATGATTTCGTTCTGGCGATGACCGGTTATCTTCCCAATTTTGAATTTCTCCGAAATTCCGGCATTGAACTTCAGGGAGATTGTTTGAATCCTTTTTATAGCGAAGAAACCATGGAAACAAATGTTCCCGGATTATATCTTGCAGGCGTCGTTTGTGGCGGAAAAGACACGCATCTTTGGTTTATAGAAAACTCTCGAATTCATGCCAATCTTATTGTGAAAGATATTTTATCTAAGATTGAAGTTTCACGCAATCAAATTTAA
- a CDS encoding o-succinylbenzoate synthase yields the protein MKTATFKQYILEFKQASGTSRGVLTTKETYFLEISEGDKKGIGECAIFRGLSFEDVPEYEEMLKWLCENINENKKLLRKELLHFPSIWFGYEQAMLNLKHGEDVYFPGEFSEGYSSIKINGLIWMGDADFMKKQIEEKLNEGFQCLKLKIGTDWNSEKEILKQLRSTFSKEDLELRVDANGGFTFEEAKVVLQELADLDIHSIEQPIKAGNIEQMAELCKNTPTPIALDEELIGVLNFEDKKELLEKINPQYIILKPSLVGGFSGTDEWISFAESKKIGWWITSALESNIGLNAIAQYTFTKNPKIPQGLGTGGLFTNNLETRLVLHGDELMMR from the coding sequence ATGAAAACAGCAACTTTTAAACAATATATTTTAGAATTCAAACAAGCCAGCGGAACATCACGCGGCGTTTTAACCACCAAGGAAACCTACTTTCTCGAGATCAGCGAGGGCGATAAAAAAGGAATTGGTGAATGCGCAATTTTCCGCGGACTCAGTTTTGAAGATGTTCCGGAATATGAGGAAATGTTAAAATGGCTTTGTGAAAACATTAATGAAAATAAGAAATTGCTGCGGAAAGAATTGCTTCATTTCCCCTCCATTTGGTTTGGCTACGAACAGGCGATGTTAAATTTAAAACATGGGGAAGACGTTTATTTTCCGGGTGAATTTTCAGAAGGATATTCTTCTATAAAAATCAACGGTCTTATCTGGATGGGCGACGCTGATTTTATGAAAAAACAGATTGAGGAAAAACTGAATGAAGGATTCCAATGTTTGAAACTGAAAATCGGTACCGACTGGAATTCCGAGAAAGAAATTTTGAAACAACTGCGCTCAACGTTCTCAAAAGAAGACTTAGAATTGCGGGTTGATGCCAATGGTGGATTTACTTTTGAAGAAGCCAAAGTTGTTCTACAGGAACTTGCAGACTTGGACATCCATTCTATAGAACAACCGATTAAAGCTGGTAATATTGAGCAGATGGCTGAACTTTGTAAGAACACACCCACCCCGATTGCTTTAGACGAGGAATTAATTGGTGTCCTGAATTTCGAGGATAAAAAAGAACTTTTAGAAAAAATAAATCCACAATATATTATTTTGAAACCATCTTTAGTTGGAGGCTTTTCCGGTACTGATGAATGGATTTCTTTTGCGGAAAGTAAAAAGATTGGGTGGTGGATTACCTCAGCATTAGAAAGCAATATCGGCTTGAATGCGATTGCTCAGTATACCTTTACTAAAAATCCGAAAATTCCACAAGGTTTGGGAACAGGCGGATTATTCACCAATAATTTAGAAACGAGATTGGTTTTACACGGCGATGAATTGATGATGCGTTAA
- a CDS encoding GNAT family N-acetyltransferase: METINIRRALPSDHSVLTEITKNGKAFWGYSVEQLKTWETELTITSKYISENETYNLVLDNEIIGYYAYIQLGDGHLELDHLFLFQKFIGKGFGQLLLTDFLRKAKDLNTIDIILEADPNAELFYKKFGFVTYNQRESSIKERFLPLMKLDFK; the protein is encoded by the coding sequence ATGGAAACAATAAATATCCGAAGAGCCTTGCCAAGTGATCATTCTGTTTTAACTGAAATCACCAAAAATGGCAAAGCATTTTGGGGTTATTCGGTCGAGCAATTAAAAACCTGGGAAACAGAACTGACAATTACCTCGAAATATATTTCAGAAAATGAAACTTACAACTTGGTTTTGGATAATGAAATTATTGGATACTATGCTTATATTCAACTGGGTGACGGTCATTTAGAACTCGATCATTTATTTTTATTTCAAAAGTTCATCGGCAAAGGATTTGGTCAATTGCTTTTAACCGATTTTTTGAGAAAAGCCAAAGACTTAAATACCATTGATATTATTTTGGAGGCAGACCCAAACGCCGAACTCTTTTATAAAAAATTTGGATTCGTAACTTACAACCAACGGGAATCTTCTATCAAAGAAAGATTTCTACCACTAATGAAATTAGATTTTAAATAA
- the fbp gene encoding class 1 fructose-bisphosphatase: protein MSDQSFQTLGEFIIDKQEDFMYSTGELSRLLSAIRLASKVVNREVNKAGIANIIGKVGNENIQGEEQQKLDVLANEIFIEALSQREVVCGIASEENDDYIEVKTVENAHLSKYVVLIDPLDGSSNIDVNVSVGTIFSIYRRVTEPGTPVGLEDFLQKGVNQAAAGYVVYGSSTMIVYTTGKGVNGFTLDPSLGTYYLSHPCMEFPKTGKIYSINEGNYIKFPQGVKDYIKYCQQEEDDRPYTSRYIGSLVSDFHRNMIKGGIYIYPSTSQSPNGKLRLLYECNPMAFLAEQAGGKCTDGFRRIMEIEPTELHQRVPFFCGSTTMVEKAEEFMARAEKS, encoded by the coding sequence ATGTCAGATCAGTCGTTCCAAACATTAGGTGAATTTATCATCGACAAACAAGAAGATTTCATGTACTCCACGGGGGAATTATCCCGCCTGCTGAGTGCAATTCGTTTAGCCTCGAAAGTAGTAAACAGAGAAGTTAACAAAGCCGGTATTGCCAATATCATTGGTAAAGTAGGCAACGAAAATATTCAGGGGGAAGAACAGCAGAAGCTTGATGTTTTAGCCAATGAAATTTTCATAGAAGCACTGTCTCAAAGAGAAGTGGTTTGCGGAATCGCTTCGGAAGAAAATGACGATTATATAGAAGTAAAAACGGTTGAAAATGCACACTTAAGCAAATATGTTGTTTTAATTGATCCGCTGGATGGTTCCTCTAATATTGATGTGAATGTTTCTGTAGGAACTATTTTCTCCATTTACCGCCGCGTCACAGAACCAGGAACTCCTGTAGGTCTGGAGGATTTTTTACAAAAAGGGGTGAATCAGGCAGCCGCAGGTTATGTAGTTTATGGATCATCAACCATGATTGTTTACACGACAGGAAAAGGCGTGAACGGTTTTACACTCGATCCAAGTTTAGGAACCTATTATCTTTCTCACCCATGCATGGAATTCCCAAAAACAGGAAAAATTTATTCCATTAATGAAGGAAATTACATCAAATTTCCACAGGGCGTAAAAGATTACATTAAATATTGCCAGCAAGAAGAAGACGACCGACCTTACACGTCAAGATATATCGGTAGTTTAGTTTCCGATTTCCACCGAAATATGATCAAAGGTGGAATTTACATTTACCCTTCAACATCGCAGTCTCCGAACGGAAAACTTCGTCTTTTATACGAATGTAATCCAATGGCGTTTCTCGCGGAGCAAGCGGGTGGAAAATGTACTGATGGTTTCCGGAGAATTATGGAAATTGAACCGACCGAATTACACCAGAGAGTTCCATTTTTCTGTGGAAGCACGACCATGGTGGAAAAAGCCGAAGAGTTCATGGCTCGGGCAGAAAAATCTTAA
- a CDS encoding aspartate kinase produces the protein MKVFKFGGASVKDADSVKNVSRVLETQGFDSCLLVVSAMGKTTNALEKVVADYFAKKDYHIPLDQVKRDHLEISKDLFAEDHAVFAEIRLYFKEVESFLKRNKSPNYDFVYDQVVSCGEMISSKILSQYLNDIQFKNTWCDAREFIKTDHNYREGNVNWEETEKRIATLDQHRCYVTQGFIGSDEHNFTVTLGREGSDYSAAIFAYGLNAESMTIWKDVPGVMTGDPRKFSQVSLMDHISYEEAIEMAYYGASVIHPKTMQPLKQKNIPFYVKSFLQPEAAGTKVGITDHKNQQQSFILKENQHLMRIATRDFSFIAEEHLSYIFSLLAKNKIKISLMQNSAISLDLCVEDLYHMIDELTAELQTAFQTEIIKNVSLYTIRNANLEESNKIYQHKNVLMEQLSQKILQVVTN, from the coding sequence ATGAAAGTTTTTAAATTTGGTGGTGCATCGGTAAAAGACGCCGACAGTGTGAAAAACGTGTCTCGGGTTTTAGAAACCCAGGGTTTTGATTCTTGTTTACTCGTGGTTTCTGCGATGGGAAAAACAACCAATGCTTTGGAAAAAGTAGTAGCAGATTATTTTGCGAAGAAAGATTACCACATTCCGCTGGATCAGGTAAAGCGCGACCATCTTGAAATATCTAAAGATTTATTTGCGGAGGATCACGCGGTATTTGCCGAGATTAGATTATACTTTAAAGAGGTAGAATCTTTCCTTAAAAGAAATAAATCCCCCAATTATGACTTTGTTTATGATCAGGTCGTGAGTTGTGGTGAGATGATTTCCTCAAAAATATTAAGTCAGTATTTAAATGATATTCAGTTTAAAAATACATGGTGTGATGCAAGGGAATTTATTAAAACCGATCACAATTACCGGGAAGGAAATGTAAACTGGGAAGAAACCGAAAAGCGAATCGCTACACTTGACCAACACCGATGTTATGTCACCCAGGGTTTCATAGGGTCGGATGAGCATAATTTTACGGTCACACTCGGGCGGGAAGGTTCTGATTATTCGGCGGCAATCTTTGCGTACGGTTTGAATGCGGAATCCATGACCATCTGGAAAGATGTTCCCGGTGTGATGACAGGCGATCCAAGAAAGTTTTCTCAGGTATCTTTAATGGATCATATTTCTTATGAAGAGGCCATTGAAATGGCGTATTACGGAGCTTCGGTTATTCACCCTAAAACAATGCAGCCCCTGAAGCAGAAAAATATCCCTTTTTATGTGAAATCTTTCCTTCAACCGGAAGCTGCGGGAACCAAAGTTGGGATAACGGATCATAAAAATCAGCAACAATCTTTTATTTTAAAAGAAAATCAACATTTAATGCGAATTGCCACGCGGGATTTTTCCTTCATCGCAGAGGAACATTTGAGCTATATATTCTCCCTTTTGGCTAAAAATAAAATTAAAATTTCTCTCATGCAGAATTCCGCCATTTCTCTGGATCTTTGTGTAGAGGATTTGTATCATATGATTGACGAATTGACGGCGGAGCTACAAACCGCTTTTCAAACTGAAATTATAAAAAATGTATCTCTTTATACCATTAGAAACGCTAATTTAGAGGAATCAAATAAAATATATCAACATAAAAATGTATTAATGGAGCAGCTCTCTCAGAAAATACTTCAAGTTGTAACTAACTAA